In Nostoc sp. GT001, a genomic segment contains:
- a CDS encoding acetate kinase gives MKILVLNAGSSSQKSCLYEIADETLPTQAPQPLWEGKINWTQDRSVAEIEVKTATGETLQKSISGDSPEAHLTYMLNTLNRDATKVIDQLSEIDVVGHRIVHGGEDYRDSVVITEDVKKAIADLSNLAPAHNPVGLEGIEAIEQILGNVTQVAAFDTGFHGTLPDAAAIYPGPYQWVEQGIRRYGFHGISHQYCSQRAVQILGRDVASERLIICHLGNGCSLAAIKNGRSIDTTMGFTPVEGLMMGSRSGSVDPGILIYLLRHCNYSVEKLDELLNKASGLKGISGVSSDMREVREAIAQGNSRAQLAWDIYVHRLRSGIGAMLASLGGLDALVFTAGVGENSPQIRQATCEAFGFIGLKIDLEKNQQQPVDKDIATPDSTVRVLVIHTQEDWAIAGQCWQLLKHN, from the coding sequence ATGAAAATATTGGTACTGAATGCCGGATCGAGTAGCCAAAAGAGTTGTCTGTATGAAATTGCAGATGAAACTCTGCCTACCCAAGCACCCCAACCCCTTTGGGAAGGGAAAATCAACTGGACTCAAGATCGAAGTGTGGCAGAAATTGAGGTGAAAACTGCAACAGGTGAAACGCTGCAAAAATCAATCTCTGGTGATTCCCCAGAGGCGCACCTCACCTATATGCTCAATACACTTAATCGTGATGCTACCAAGGTAATCGATCAGTTATCAGAAATCGATGTAGTGGGGCATCGGATAGTACATGGTGGAGAGGATTATCGAGATAGCGTGGTAATTACGGAGGATGTCAAAAAGGCGATCGCCGATCTGTCTAACCTTGCCCCAGCGCATAATCCGGTGGGTTTGGAAGGCATAGAAGCAATTGAACAAATCTTAGGAAATGTCACCCAAGTAGCAGCCTTTGATACCGGATTTCATGGTACTTTACCCGATGCAGCAGCAATCTATCCCGGCCCATATCAGTGGGTAGAGCAAGGTATTCGTCGCTATGGGTTTCATGGTATTAGTCACCAATACTGTTCTCAACGTGCTGTCCAAATTCTCGGTCGAGATGTTGCATCTGAGCGGTTAATTATCTGTCATCTGGGCAATGGTTGCTCTTTAGCGGCGATTAAAAACGGTCGCAGTATTGATACTACTATGGGATTCACGCCCGTAGAAGGATTGATGATGGGTAGTCGCTCTGGTTCAGTCGATCCGGGGATTCTGATTTACCTGTTGCGGCACTGCAATTACTCTGTAGAAAAGTTGGATGAGTTATTAAATAAAGCTTCTGGGTTAAAGGGAATTTCGGGTGTATCTAGCGATATGCGTGAAGTGAGAGAAGCCATCGCTCAAGGTAATTCCCGCGCTCAACTAGCATGGGATATCTACGTGCATCGCTTGCGTTCTGGTATTGGCGCAATGCTTGCTAGTTTGGGCGGATTAGATGCTTTAGTATTCACCGCTGGCGTGGGTGAAAACTCTCCACAAATTCGCCAAGCCACCTGTGAAGCCTTTGGATTTATCGGACTGAAAATAGACCTTGAGAAAAATCAACAGCAGCCAGTCGATAAAGATATTGCCACACCTGACTCAACGGTGAGAGTATTAGTGATACATACTCAAGAAGATTGGGCGATCGCCGGACAATGTTGGCAGTTGTTGAAACATAATTAG
- a CDS encoding M48 family metallopeptidase translates to MSFFKTPLIGLKADSFRHPLDLEATKTLKQIPGIDMLVRNWLRPMAEQVFYVENIASSILVGEKQLPDLYKLLLDACKILDIEPPQLYVRQHPAPNAYTFAVRGKQPFVVLHTSLIDILTPEEIQAVIAHELGHLKCDHSVYLTPVNLLILAAAIVPNVGTFVAQAIQAQLLEWVRCAEFTCDRAALLATQDPKVVMSVLMKLAGGSPTLAPQLNLDAFVAQARAYDDISKTELGEMVKAARTAQLTHPVPVLRAREIDRWASSTEYQTLLHSHGLKSTNNEVAPKGGWRNW, encoded by the coding sequence ATGTCTTTCTTCAAAACCCCGCTGATTGGTTTAAAAGCTGACTCATTTCGTCATCCATTAGACCTGGAAGCTACCAAAACGCTCAAGCAGATACCAGGCATAGATATGTTGGTGCGAAATTGGCTCAGGCCAATGGCAGAGCAGGTTTTTTATGTGGAAAATATTGCCTCTAGCATTTTGGTGGGTGAAAAGCAACTACCCGATTTATACAAGCTGTTGTTAGATGCCTGTAAAATCCTGGATATAGAGCCTCCCCAGTTGTACGTCCGGCAACATCCGGCTCCCAACGCCTATACTTTTGCTGTGCGGGGTAAGCAGCCTTTTGTGGTGCTACACACTTCCCTGATTGATATTCTCACACCAGAGGAAATACAGGCAGTAATCGCCCACGAGCTGGGACATCTCAAGTGTGACCATAGCGTTTACTTGACTCCTGTAAACTTATTAATATTAGCTGCGGCGATTGTCCCCAATGTCGGTACTTTTGTTGCTCAAGCCATACAGGCGCAACTTTTGGAATGGGTACGTTGTGCTGAGTTTACCTGCGATCGCGCCGCATTACTAGCAACCCAAGACCCGAAAGTTGTCATGTCGGTGTTGATGAAGTTGGCTGGTGGTTCTCCCACCTTAGCGCCCCAACTGAATCTCGATGCCTTTGTTGCCCAAGCCCGCGCTTACGATGATATTAGCAAGACAGAACTGGGTGAAATGGTCAAAGCTGCCCGTACAGCCCAATTAACCCATCCAGTGCCAGTACTGCGGGCGCGAGAAATTGACCGTTGGGCCAGCAGCACCGAATATCAAACTCTGTTGCACAGTCACGGACTGAAGTCTACTAATAATGAAGTTGCACCCAAAGGTGGATGGCGCAATTGGTAG